One Arcobacter sp. F155 DNA window includes the following coding sequences:
- a CDS encoding methyl-accepting chemotaxis protein — protein sequence MIELITKKISNKIIVSLFILMSLSSLIVTYMTTEQVRADSIATTKKNLDMLNTAMFQSLRNAMNTGDPAQIKKAEDEAATIDGVKELVIAKSQPLIDMYDPGAKFTTDPDVLKSFKTKENQLLETDDAEGHNLRMIKPMIATQECLMCHANQKEGDVIGIMDLTFSLAESDDKISTLVIEILIVSTVFGWITIGLIFIIVKRATKPIATLKSGFENLLKSNDPSIKLDVESKDEIGEVANLFNSYMDKVRAGLKQDEKVIEEANDILEKTGNGFFVYQVNSTASNPYVEDLKNKLNSMINHTKETLDRINDTLKNYSESKFDYKINDKGIYGDLGSLAAGIKLVGNNTSEILAMIMNTGDSLKESTHTLSTASNQLSTSSNQQAASLEETAAALEQITANIKGNTEASNEMSSLAGYVTKSAQNGHSLANETAVAMDDINAQVSSINEAIEVIDQIAFQTNILSLNAAVEAATAGEAGKGFAVVAGEVRNLASRSAEAAKEIKELVEKATQKTNTGKQISDNMITGYEELNQNINLTIEKIEQVANASKEQEAGIVQINDAVNLLDRATQENAQVADQISKMSNDIANMSNSLVTAASRASFLQEAREEVCNVDLVYDTAKLKVNVLGLKDDVYSKLGSYEKWTTSSCYTVSDWIKEYLEINPSCDYSAIEDLEKLNVSLKGKLQELVDANAAKADNEVLNEKAKAVEVESLRIFGTLNSLKKEACKNNK from the coding sequence ATGATTGAATTAATTACAAAAAAAATAAGTAATAAAATAATAGTTTCTCTATTCATTTTAATGTCTCTTTCGAGTTTAATAGTAACATATATGACTACTGAACAAGTAAGAGCAGACTCCATTGCTACTACTAAAAAAAATCTTGACATGCTTAATACTGCAATGTTCCAAAGTCTAAGAAATGCGATGAATACAGGAGATCCTGCACAAATTAAAAAAGCAGAAGATGAAGCTGCTACTATTGATGGAGTTAAAGAGCTTGTAATTGCAAAAAGTCAACCTCTTATTGATATGTACGACCCAGGTGCAAAATTTACTACAGACCCAGATGTTTTAAAATCATTTAAAACAAAAGAAAATCAACTACTAGAAACTGATGATGCAGAAGGTCATAATCTAAGAATGATTAAGCCAATGATTGCAACACAAGAGTGTTTAATGTGTCATGCTAATCAAAAAGAAGGTGATGTAATTGGTATTATGGACCTTACATTCTCACTTGCAGAATCAGATGATAAAATTAGTACTTTAGTAATAGAAATCTTAATAGTATCTACAGTATTTGGCTGGATTACTATTGGTTTAATCTTTATAATTGTAAAAAGAGCAACAAAACCTATTGCTACACTTAAAAGCGGATTTGAAAACCTTCTTAAATCAAATGACCCAAGTATTAAACTTGATGTTGAATCAAAAGATGAGATTGGAGAAGTAGCGAATCTATTTAACTCTTATATGGATAAAGTAAGAGCAGGTCTAAAACAAGATGAAAAAGTTATTGAAGAAGCAAATGATATTTTAGAAAAAACGGGAAATGGTTTCTTTGTATACCAAGTAAACTCAACTGCATCTAACCCATATGTTGAAGATTTAAAAAATAAACTAAACTCAATGATTAATCATACAAAAGAGACTCTTGATAGAATCAATGATACTCTTAAAAACTACTCTGAGTCTAAATTTGATTATAAGATAAATGATAAAGGTATTTATGGTGACTTAGGTTCACTAGCTGCTGGAATTAAACTTGTAGGTAATAATACATCTGAGATTTTAGCGATGATTATGAATACTGGTGATTCACTTAAAGAGAGCACTCATACTTTATCAACTGCATCAAATCAGTTATCTACGTCATCAAATCAACAAGCCGCATCTTTAGAAGAAACAGCTGCTGCATTAGAACAAATTACTGCAAATATTAAAGGTAATACAGAAGCTTCTAATGAAATGTCTTCTTTAGCAGGATATGTAACAAAATCTGCACAAAATGGTCATAGCCTTGCAAATGAAACAGCTGTTGCTATGGATGATATCAATGCACAAGTTAGCTCTATTAACGAAGCTATTGAAGTTATTGACCAAATTGCTTTCCAAACAAATATCCTTTCACTAAATGCAGCTGTTGAAGCAGCTACTGCTGGTGAAGCAGGTAAAGGTTTTGCAGTTGTTGCAGGTGAAGTTAGAAACCTAGCTTCTAGATCAGCTGAAGCAGCAAAAGAGATTAAAGAGTTAGTTGAAAAAGCAACACAAAAAACAAATACTGGTAAACAAATCTCTGATAATATGATTACTGGATATGAAGAGTTAAATCAAAATATTAACTTAACTATTGAAAAGATTGAGCAAGTTGCAAATGCTTCTAAAGAGCAGGAAGCTGGAATCGTTCAAATCAATGATGCCGTTAACTTATTAGATAGAGCAACTCAAGAAAATGCACAAGTTGCTGACCAAATCTCTAAAATGTCAAATGATATTGCTAATATGTCAAACTCTCTTGTAACAGCAGCTTCAAGAGCAAGTTTCTTACAAGAAGCAAGAGAAGAAGTTTGTAATGTAGATTTAGTTTATGATACAGCTAAGTTAAAAGTAAATGTACTTGGTCTTAAAGATGATGTTTACTCAAAACTTGGTTCTTATGAAAAATGGACTACATCATCTTGTTATACTGTTTCTGATTGGATTAAAGAGTATTTAGAGATTAATCCAAGTTGTGACTATAGTGCAATTGAAGACCTTGAAAAACTAAATGTAAGTTTAAAAGGTAAACTTCAAGAACTAGTAGACGCAAATGCGGCTAAAGCAGATAATGAAGTTCTAAATGAAAAAGCTAAAGCTGTAGAAGTAGAGTCTTTAAGAATATTTGGAACACTAAATAGTCTGAAAAAAGAGGCTTGTAAGAATAATAAATAA